From the genome of Amycolatopsis sp. NBC_01488, one region includes:
- a CDS encoding FadR/GntR family transcriptional regulator, which produces MATADLSAPALTGIRRLSALDTVRARIALAVELGLLKPGERLPANAEIARALGVAEITVRRALESLVGDGLIERRRGRGGGTRVVENPPTERVGEVGAYRESAAEVRELIDHRLVLETGLVQLVAKRSPDLARLRTLVARMDTATGWAEFHELDAEFHRTVAATGPAGAVAQYKAVLAELYRFYLPYPMGKLRESNRDHAKVVKALAAGDPDAAARVTRKHVRGLHQTMFVGLG; this is translated from the coding sequence ATGGCGACGGCAGACCTGAGCGCCCCGGCCCTGACCGGCATCCGGCGGCTGTCCGCACTGGACACCGTCCGCGCCCGCATCGCGCTCGCGGTGGAGCTGGGCCTGCTGAAGCCGGGGGAGCGCCTGCCGGCGAACGCGGAGATCGCGCGGGCGCTGGGCGTCGCGGAGATCACGGTCCGCCGCGCACTGGAGTCGTTGGTCGGCGACGGCCTGATCGAACGCCGCCGCGGCCGCGGCGGCGGAACGCGCGTGGTCGAAAATCCGCCGACAGAACGAGTCGGCGAGGTCGGCGCGTACCGCGAGTCGGCAGCGGAGGTCCGCGAACTGATCGACCACCGCCTGGTCCTCGAGACGGGTTTGGTCCAGTTGGTGGCGAAGCGGTCACCAGACCTCGCGCGCCTGCGGACGTTGGTCGCCCGCATGGACACGGCGACGGGCTGGGCGGAGTTCCACGAGCTCGACGCCGAGTTCCACCGGACGGTCGCCGCGACAGGGCCGGCCGGGGCGGTCGCGCAGTACAAGGCGGTGCTCGCCGAGCTGTACCGGTTCTACCTGCCGTACCCGATGGGAAAGCTGCGTGAGTCGAACCGAGACCACGCGAAAGTGGTCAAAGCCCTGGCGGCGGGCGACCCGGACGCGGCGGCCCGGGTGACACGGAAGCACGTGCGCGGCCTGCACCAGACGATGTTCGTCGGCCTCGGCTGA
- a CDS encoding acyltransferase codes for MTSMWGAPALSRVRAWRRARRDPRQAKFLTADSLRWVLRNRAYTPWYLVRYYRLLKFRLANPHIILRGMLFLGKDVEIHCRPGYGRLEIGRWVHIGDGNAIRCHEGSLRIGDKSVFGRQNVINCYLDIELGAATLVADWVYICDFDHVISDIHVPIKDQGIVKSPVRIGPDTWLGTKVSVLKGTRIGRGSVLGAHAVVRGDIPDYSIAVGAPARVVRNREEDYAADAARREAVADMARKANKALQKTLEQ; via the coding sequence ATGACGTCGATGTGGGGTGCACCCGCACTGTCGCGGGTGCGGGCCTGGCGGCGCGCGCGGCGCGATCCGCGGCAGGCGAAGTTCCTGACCGCCGACTCGCTGCGCTGGGTGCTGCGCAACCGCGCGTACACGCCCTGGTACCTCGTCCGGTACTACCGGCTGCTCAAGTTCCGGCTCGCCAACCCGCACATCATCCTGCGCGGGATGCTCTTCCTCGGGAAGGACGTCGAGATCCACTGCCGGCCGGGCTACGGGCGGCTGGAGATCGGCCGCTGGGTGCACATCGGCGACGGCAACGCGATCCGCTGCCACGAGGGCTCGCTGCGGATCGGCGACAAGTCCGTGTTCGGCCGCCAGAACGTGATCAACTGCTACCTCGACATCGAGCTCGGCGCGGCCACGCTGGTCGCCGACTGGGTGTACATCTGTGACTTCGACCACGTCATTTCGGACATCCACGTGCCGATCAAGGACCAGGGCATCGTGAAGTCCCCGGTGCGCATCGGCCCGGACACCTGGCTCGGCACGAAGGTGAGCGTCCTGAAGGGCACCCGCATCGGCCGCGGCTCGGTGCTGGGCGCGCACGCGGTCGTCCGTGGTGACATTCCGGACTACTCGATCGCGGTCGGCGCGCCGGCTCGCGTCGTCCGCAACCGCGAAGAGGACTACGCGGCTGACGCGGCTCGCCGTGAAGCCGTCGCCGACATGGCGCGCAAGGCGAACAAGGCGCTTCAGAAGACGCTCGAGCAGTAG
- a CDS encoding APC family permease, whose translation MTSTAAAPAALQRRLGLPGVVLFGLAYMAPLIVLGTFGIVATTTEGTVPSAYLLALVAMLFTAASYGKMAATHPVAGSAYTYVRKSVDARAGFLVGWAVLLDYFFLPMVIWLIGGAYLSAEFPAVPQWIWLITFIALTTILNVLGIQIAEKANFVLMAFQLLVIGFFVVLSVKQVLHVHASLASTQPFFHQGSTLGTISGGAALATYSFLGFDAVTTLTEETTEPRKTIPRAILLTALIGGGIFIVLAYFTQLAHPGSAFTDESSAAFEIATTIGGNLFASFFLAGLVVAQFASGIAAQASASRLMYAMGRDGVLPRIFGKLQPRFATPVFGIVLTGLVGLVALALDVSTSTSFINFGAFTAFTFVNVSVIATWLRDRAGKRVLTWVVFPVIGAVVDLWLLVNLDGIALVFGLVWLAIGIVVLTAITRGFRRPPPEMTFEE comes from the coding sequence ATGACCTCCACGGCCGCGGCCCCGGCCGCCCTCCAGCGCCGGCTCGGCCTGCCCGGCGTCGTCCTGTTCGGGCTCGCCTACATGGCTCCGCTGATCGTGCTCGGCACCTTCGGCATCGTCGCGACGACGACCGAGGGCACCGTGCCCTCGGCGTACCTGCTCGCCCTGGTCGCCATGCTGTTCACCGCGGCGAGCTACGGGAAGATGGCCGCCACCCATCCCGTCGCCGGCTCGGCCTACACCTATGTCCGGAAATCGGTCGACGCGCGCGCCGGGTTCCTCGTCGGGTGGGCCGTGCTGCTCGACTACTTCTTCCTGCCGATGGTGATCTGGCTGATCGGCGGCGCCTACCTCTCCGCCGAGTTCCCGGCGGTGCCCCAGTGGATCTGGTTGATCACTTTCATCGCGTTGACCACGATCCTCAACGTGCTCGGCATCCAGATCGCCGAGAAGGCGAACTTCGTCCTCATGGCGTTCCAGCTGCTGGTGATCGGGTTCTTCGTCGTTCTTTCGGTCAAGCAGGTGCTGCACGTCCACGCCTCGCTCGCCAGCACCCAACCGTTCTTCCACCAGGGCAGCACGCTGGGCACGATCTCCGGCGGCGCCGCGCTCGCGACGTACTCCTTCCTCGGCTTCGACGCCGTGACGACGTTGACCGAAGAGACGACCGAGCCGCGCAAGACCATCCCCCGCGCCATCCTGCTCACCGCGCTGATCGGCGGCGGCATCTTCATCGTGCTCGCCTACTTCACCCAGCTCGCGCACCCGGGCAGCGCGTTCACCGACGAGTCGTCCGCCGCGTTCGAAATCGCGACGACGATCGGCGGCAACCTCTTCGCGTCGTTCTTCCTCGCCGGCCTGGTCGTCGCGCAGTTCGCGTCGGGGATCGCCGCGCAGGCGAGCGCGTCGCGGCTGATGTACGCCATGGGCCGCGACGGCGTGCTGCCGCGGATCTTCGGCAAGCTCCAGCCGCGGTTCGCGACGCCGGTGTTCGGCATCGTCCTGACCGGGCTCGTCGGGCTGGTCGCGCTGGCGCTGGACGTCAGCACGTCGACGTCGTTCATCAACTTCGGCGCGTTCACCGCGTTCACCTTCGTCAACGTCAGTGTGATCGCGACCTGGCTGCGCGACCGCGCCGGGAAACGCGTGCTGACCTGGGTGGTCTTCCCGGTGATCGGGGCCGTGGTCGATTTGTGGCTACTGGTCAACCTCGACGGCATCGCGCTGGTGTTCGGGCTGGTCTGGCTGGCGATCGGCATCGTCGTCCTGACGGCGATCACCCGCGGCTTCCGGCGGCCGCCGCCGGAGATGACCTTCGAGGAGTAG
- a CDS encoding carbon-nitrogen hydrolase family protein: MSRPLPIALVQAPPRPAGDAGFAGEVEDVLHRFPDTRLAAFPELHLCGVDGEGDERTEQLRAAAQPLAGKRTKELGELAGDLGIWLAPGTVCEEGDHGELFNTALVFSPRGELAGWYRKVFPWRPHEPYNPGDRFVVADLADAGRVGFSICYDAWFPEVTRHLAWMGAELVLNPVQTTTPDRAHEVVLARANAIVNQVFVASVNTAGPFGMGDSLLVGPEGDVLGALPGNDHGVLAHTIDLDEVARVRRDGTAGTNRMWAQFTPADAPLHLPLYQGRIDPDRWRPREGDDR; encoded by the coding sequence ATGTCGCGACCGTTGCCGATCGCCCTGGTGCAAGCGCCACCCCGGCCCGCGGGAGACGCCGGGTTCGCGGGCGAGGTCGAGGACGTCCTCCACCGGTTTCCGGACACGCGGCTCGCCGCCTTCCCCGAGCTGCACCTCTGCGGCGTCGACGGCGAAGGCGACGAACGCACCGAGCAGCTCCGGGCCGCCGCCCAGCCGTTGGCCGGAAAACGGACCAAAGAGCTCGGTGAGCTGGCCGGGGACCTCGGGATCTGGCTCGCGCCCGGCACCGTTTGCGAAGAAGGCGACCACGGCGAGCTGTTCAACACCGCCCTGGTCTTTTCCCCGCGGGGCGAGCTGGCCGGCTGGTACCGCAAGGTCTTCCCCTGGCGGCCGCACGAGCCGTACAACCCCGGCGACCGGTTCGTCGTCGCCGATCTGGCCGACGCCGGCCGCGTCGGGTTCTCCATCTGCTACGACGCCTGGTTCCCCGAAGTGACCCGGCACCTCGCCTGGATGGGCGCCGAGCTCGTGCTCAACCCGGTCCAGACGACGACTCCCGACCGGGCCCACGAGGTCGTTCTCGCGCGGGCGAACGCCATCGTCAACCAGGTCTTCGTCGCCAGCGTGAACACGGCCGGGCCGTTCGGGATGGGCGACAGCCTGCTCGTCGGGCCGGAGGGCGACGTCCTCGGCGCGTTGCCGGGAAACGACCACGGCGTCCTCGCCCACACGATCGACCTCGACGAGGTGGCGCGCGTTCGGCGCGACGGCACCGCGGGCACCAACCGGATGTGGGCGCAGTTCACTCCCGCCGACGCGCCGCTGCACCTGCCGCTCTACCAGGGCCGGATCGACCCGGACCGCTGGCGTCCACGAGAAGGAGACGACCGATGA